The following proteins come from a genomic window of Brachyhypopomus gauderio isolate BG-103 unplaced genomic scaffold, BGAUD_0.2 sc697, whole genome shotgun sequence:
- the LOC143507492 gene encoding ribosomal protein S6 kinase alpha-5-like isoform X1, which yields MPSTKEGLCGEGDVVTVKHELTHANLTGHVERVGIENFELLKVLGTGAYGKVFLVRKVSGHDAGKLYAMKVLKKATIVQKAKTAEHTRTERQVLEHIRQSPFLVTLHYAFQTDTKLHLILDYVNGGELFTHLVQRVRFKEQEVALYSGEIVLALEHLHQLGVVYRDLKLENILLDSNGHIVLTDFGLSKEFDEVERAYSVCGTIEYMAPEIVEGGESGHNKAVDWWSLGVLMYELMTGGSPFTVDGDENSHSDIAKRILKKDPPYPKDMGPLAKDIIQRLLVKDPKKRLGSGLSGAQNLKSHPFYQKINWEDLAAKNVPAPFKPVIRDELDVSNFAEEFTEMDPTYSPAALPQNCDRIFQGYSFIAPSILFKRNVVMDDPAQLCGGADRPGSAAVARSAMMKDSPFYVNYEMDLKEVALGEGSFSICRQCTHKKSEQKYAVKIVSKRMEAQTQKEIAALKLCDGHPNIVKLHEIYHDQPLFSCISVCVCVCVCVCVCVYVCVCVRAYLCVCVCVCVCMCVCVCVRACVFVCVCVCVRACVCVCVCVCVCVCMRAYLYVCVCMCALVCVCVCVCVFVCVCVCACVFVCVCLCVCACVRICMCVCVCVRACVYVCVCVCVCVCVCVCVHACVFVCVCVCVCVCVCACVRICVCVCVCVCVCVCVRACVYVCVCVCVCMRAYLCVCVCVCVCVYMCACVCVCVYVCVCVCVCLCACVRICMCVCVCACMHVCVCVCVCMCACVCVHACVFVCVCVCVCVCVCVYVCACVCVCVCVYVCVCVCVCVFVCVRAYLYVCVCVCACMHVCLCVCVCVCVCVCVFVCVCVCACVFVCVCVRICMCACVFVCVRAYLCVCVCVCVCVCVCACVFVCVCVCVCMRSCTRIWSWSSCVVESSWNVSGGSSTSARRRLVASCVGWCRPSATCTTWAWFTGT from the exons ATGCCGTCTACGAAGGAAGGCTTATGTGGAGAGGGCGACGTGGTTACTGTGAAACACGAACTTACACACG CCAACCTCACGGGCCACGTGGAGCGTGTGGGCATCGAGAACTTCGAGCTGCTGAAGGTCCTGGGCACAGGAG CCTACGGCAAGGTGTTCCTGGTACGTAAGGTGAGCGGCCACGACGCGGGCAAGCTGTACGCCATGAAGGTGCTGAAGAAAGCCACCATCGTGCAGAAGGCGAAGACCGCGGAGCACACGCGCACGGAGAGGCAGGTGCTGGAGCACATCAGACAGTCCCCGTTCCTCGTCACTCTGCACTACGCCTTCCAGACAGACACCAAGCTACACCTCATCCTGG ACTATGTGAATGGGGGAGAGCTCTTCACACACTTAGTGCAGAGGGTCCGCTTCAAAGAGCAAGAGGTTGCTTTGTACAGCGGAGAGATCGTACTGGCGCTCGAGCACTTGCACCAG CTGGGCGTTGTCTACAGAGACCTTAAACTGGAGAACATTCTCCTGGACTCAAACGGACACATCGTCTTAACGGACTTCGGCCTTAGCAAAGAGTTTGATGAG GTGGAGAGGGCTTATTCTGTCTGCGGCACAATTGAGTACATGGCCCCTGAGATCGTGGAAGGAGGCGAATCGGGTCACAACAAG GCTGTGGACTGGTGGAGCCTGGGAGTTCTGATGTATGAGCTCATGACTGGGGGCTCGCCTTTCACTGTGGATGGAGATGAGAACTCCCACTCCGACATAGCCAA GAGAATCCTGAAGAAGGATCCTCCCTACCCAAAAGACATGGGGCCGCTGGCCAAGGACATCATTCAGCGGCTCCTTGTTAAAGATCCAAAGAAAAGGCTGGGCTCTGGGCTCTCAGGGGCCCAGAACTTGAAGAGCCACCCGTTTTACCAG AAAATTAACTGGGAGGACCTGGCTGCCAAGAATGTCCCAGCTCCTTTTAAGCCGGTCATCAGGGACGAGCTGGACGTGAGTAACTTTGCGGAGGAGTTCACAGAAATGGACCCCACATATTCCCCTGCTGCACTCCCTCAGAACTGCGACCGCATCTTCCAG GGCTATTCCTTCATAGCTCCCTCCATCCTGTTTAAGAGGAACGTGGTGATGGACGATCCGGCTCAGCTGTGTGGCGGCGCAGACAGGCCCGGGTCTGCCGCAGTGGCACGCAGCGCCATGATGAAG GACTCTCCCTTCTACGTGAACTATGAGATGGACCTGAAGGAGGTGGCACTAGGAGAGGGCAGCTTCTCCATCTGCAGGCAGTGCACACACAAGAAGAGTGAGCAGAAATACGCAGTAAAGATTGTTAGTAAAAG AATGGAGGCGCAGACACAAAAGGAGATAGCTGCTCTCAAGCTGTGTGACGGACACCCCAACATAGTCAAGCTGCATGAGATCTACCATGACCAA CCTCTGTTCTCatgcatttctgtgtgtgtgtgtgtgtgtgtgtgtgtgtgtgtgtgtgtgtatgtgtgtgtgtgtgtgcgtgcgtatttgtgtgtgtgtgtgtgtgtgtgtgtgtgtatgtgtgtgtgtgtgtgtgtgcgtgcgtgcgtatttgtatgtgtgtgtgtgtgtgtgcgtgcatgcgtgtgtgtgtgtgtgtgtgtatgtgtgtgtgtgtgcatgcgtgcgtatttgtatgtgtgtgtgtgtatgtgtgcgcttgtgtgtgtgtgtgtgtgtgtgtgcgtatttgtatgtgtgtgtgtgtgtgcgtgcgtatttgtctgtgtgtgtttgtgtgtgtgtgcgtgcgtgcgtatttgtatgtgtgtgtgtgtgtgtgtgcgtgcatgcgtatatgtatgtgtgtgtgtgtgtgtctgtgtgtgtgtgtgtgtatgtgtgcatgcgtgcgtatttgtatgtgtgtgtgtgtgtgtgtgtgtgtgtgtgtgtgcgtgcgtgcgtatttgtgtgtgtgtgtgtgtgtgtgtgtgtgtgtgtgtgtgtgtgcgtgcatgcgtgtatgtgtgtgtgtgtgtgtgtgtgtgcatgcgtgcgtatttgtgtgtgtgtgtgtgtgtgtgtgtgtgtgtgtatatgtgtgcgtgtgtgtgtgtgtgtgtgtatgtgtgtgtgtgtgtgtgtgtgtgtttgtgtgcgtgcgtgcgtatttgtatgtgtgtgtgtgtgtgtgcgtgcatgcatgtgtgtgtgtgtgtgtgtgtgtgtatgtgtgcgtgtgtgtgtgtgcatgcgtgcgtatttgtatgtgtgtgtgtgtgtgtgtgtgtgtgtgtgtgtgtgtatgtgtgcgcgtgtgtgtgtgtgtgtgtgtgtgtgtatgtgtgtgtgtgtgtgtgtgtgtgtgtgtttgtgtgcgtgcgtgcgtatttgtatgtgtgtgtgtgtgtgtgtgcgtgcatgcatgtgtgtttgtgtgtgtgtgtgtgtgtgtgtgtgtgtgtgtgcgtatttgtatgtgtgtgtgtgtgtgcgtgcgtatttgtatgtgtgtgcgtgcgtatttgtatgtgtgcgtgcgtatttgtatgtgtgcgtgcgtatttgtgtgtgtgtgtgtgtgtgtgtgtgtgtgtgtgtgtgtgtgcgtgcgtatttgtatgtgtgtgtgtgtgtgtgtgtatgcgcagcTGCACACGTATCTGGTCCTGGAGCTCCTGCGTGGTGGAGAGCTCCTGGAACGTATCCGGAGGAAGCAGCACTTCAGCGAGACGGAGGCTAGTCGCATCATGCGTCGGCTGGTGTCGGCCGTCAGCCACATGCACGACGTGGGCGTGGTTCACCGGGACCTGA
- the LOC143507492 gene encoding ribosomal protein S6 kinase alpha-5-like isoform X2, which produces MPSTKEGLCGEGDVVTVKHELTHANLTGHVERVGIENFELLKVLGTGAYGKVFLVRKVSGHDAGKLYAMKVLKKATIVQKAKTAEHTRTERQVLEHIRQSPFLVTLHYAFQTDTKLHLILDYVNGGELFTHLVQRVRFKEQEVALYSGEIVLALEHLHQLGVVYRDLKLENILLDSNGHIVLTDFGLSKEFDEVERAYSVCGTIEYMAPEIVEGGESGHNKAVDWWSLGVLMYELMTGGSPFTVDGDENSHSDIAKRILKKDPPYPKDMGPLAKDIIQRLLVKDPKKRLGSGLSGAQNLKSHPFYQKINWEDLAAKNVPAPFKPVIRDELDVSNFAEEFTEMDPTYSPAALPQNCDRIFQGYSFIAPSILFKRNVVMDDPAQLCGGADRPGSAAVARSAMMKDSPFYVNYEMDLKEVALGEGSFSICRQCTHKKSEQKYAVKIVSKRMEAQTQKEIAALKLCDGHPNIVKLHEIYHDQLHTYLVLELLRGGELLERIRRKQHFSETEASRIMRRLVSAVSHMHDVGVVHRDLKPENLLFTDESESSEIKVIDFGFARLKPPDNQLLKTPCFTLQYAAPEILTYDGYDESCDLWSLGVILYTMLSGQVPFQCQEKSLTHTSAEEIMRKIKHGDFSFEGEAWRNVSQQAKELIQELLTVDPTKRIKMCELRYNAWLQDDSQLSSNPLMTPDILGMSTASVHTCVKVTFNAFNKCKREGFRLQTVDKAPLAKRRKMKKTSTSTETRSSSSESTHSSSSSSQSQEKTPPASGTPALPPLSTHTPLSLGPEDEPSQSQPRPAFHFSE; this is translated from the exons ATGCCGTCTACGAAGGAAGGCTTATGTGGAGAGGGCGACGTGGTTACTGTGAAACACGAACTTACACACG CCAACCTCACGGGCCACGTGGAGCGTGTGGGCATCGAGAACTTCGAGCTGCTGAAGGTCCTGGGCACAGGAG CCTACGGCAAGGTGTTCCTGGTACGTAAGGTGAGCGGCCACGACGCGGGCAAGCTGTACGCCATGAAGGTGCTGAAGAAAGCCACCATCGTGCAGAAGGCGAAGACCGCGGAGCACACGCGCACGGAGAGGCAGGTGCTGGAGCACATCAGACAGTCCCCGTTCCTCGTCACTCTGCACTACGCCTTCCAGACAGACACCAAGCTACACCTCATCCTGG ACTATGTGAATGGGGGAGAGCTCTTCACACACTTAGTGCAGAGGGTCCGCTTCAAAGAGCAAGAGGTTGCTTTGTACAGCGGAGAGATCGTACTGGCGCTCGAGCACTTGCACCAG CTGGGCGTTGTCTACAGAGACCTTAAACTGGAGAACATTCTCCTGGACTCAAACGGACACATCGTCTTAACGGACTTCGGCCTTAGCAAAGAGTTTGATGAG GTGGAGAGGGCTTATTCTGTCTGCGGCACAATTGAGTACATGGCCCCTGAGATCGTGGAAGGAGGCGAATCGGGTCACAACAAG GCTGTGGACTGGTGGAGCCTGGGAGTTCTGATGTATGAGCTCATGACTGGGGGCTCGCCTTTCACTGTGGATGGAGATGAGAACTCCCACTCCGACATAGCCAA GAGAATCCTGAAGAAGGATCCTCCCTACCCAAAAGACATGGGGCCGCTGGCCAAGGACATCATTCAGCGGCTCCTTGTTAAAGATCCAAAGAAAAGGCTGGGCTCTGGGCTCTCAGGGGCCCAGAACTTGAAGAGCCACCCGTTTTACCAG AAAATTAACTGGGAGGACCTGGCTGCCAAGAATGTCCCAGCTCCTTTTAAGCCGGTCATCAGGGACGAGCTGGACGTGAGTAACTTTGCGGAGGAGTTCACAGAAATGGACCCCACATATTCCCCTGCTGCACTCCCTCAGAACTGCGACCGCATCTTCCAG GGCTATTCCTTCATAGCTCCCTCCATCCTGTTTAAGAGGAACGTGGTGATGGACGATCCGGCTCAGCTGTGTGGCGGCGCAGACAGGCCCGGGTCTGCCGCAGTGGCACGCAGCGCCATGATGAAG GACTCTCCCTTCTACGTGAACTATGAGATGGACCTGAAGGAGGTGGCACTAGGAGAGGGCAGCTTCTCCATCTGCAGGCAGTGCACACACAAGAAGAGTGAGCAGAAATACGCAGTAAAGATTGTTAGTAAAAG AATGGAGGCGCAGACACAAAAGGAGATAGCTGCTCTCAAGCTGTGTGACGGACACCCCAACATAGTCAAGCTGCATGAGATCTACCATGACCAA cTGCACACGTATCTGGTCCTGGAGCTCCTGCGTGGTGGAGAGCTCCTGGAACGTATCCGGAGGAAGCAGCACTTCAGCGAGACGGAGGCTAGTCGCATCATGCGTCGGCTGGTGTCGGCCGTCAGCCACATGCACGACGTGGGCGTGGTTCACCGGGACCTGAAACCCGAG AACCTGCTGTTCACTGATGAGAGCGAGAGCTCCGAGATCAAGGTCATCGACTTTGGCTTCGCTCGCCTGAAACCCCCCGACAACCAGCTGCTGAAGACACCCTGCTTCACCCTGCAATACGCCGCCCCCGAGATCCTGACCTACGACGGCTACGATGAGTCCTGCGACCTCTGGAGCCTGGGCGTCATACTG TACACCATGCTGTCCGGGCAGGTTCCGTTCCAGTGTCAGGAGAAGAGCCTGACTCACACCAGCGCCGAGGAGATCATGAGGAAGATCAAACACGGAGACTTCTCCTTCGAGGGGGAGGCCTGGAGGAACGTGTCCCAGCAGGCGAAGGAGCTCATTCAGG AGCTCCTGACGGTGGACCCAACCAAGCGGATAAAGATGTGTGAGCTGCGCTATAATGCCTGGCTCCAGGATGACAGCCAGCTCTCCTCCAACCCCCTCATGACCCCCGACATCCTGGGCATGTCCACCGCCTCCGTGCACACCTGCGTCAAAGTCACCTTCAAC GCCTTCAACAAGTGCAAACGCGAGGGCTTCCGGCTGCAGACGGTGGACAAGGCCCCCCTGGCCAAGCGCAGGAAGATGAAGAAGACCAGCACCAGCACAGAGACGCGCAGCAGCTCCAGCGAGAGCAcgcactcctcctcctcttcctcgcagTCTCAGGAGAAGACCCCGCCCGCTAGCGGGACGCCCGCCCTGCCACCGCTGTCTACCCACACGCCCCTCTCGCTGGGCCCCGAGGACGAGCCCTCACAGAGCCAGCCCCGCCCCGCCTTCCACTTTTCCGAGTGA